The stretch of DNA GCTCACAATCATCGGAATCATTCTGCATGAACTCCTGCATGGGGTTGGCTTTGTCGTGTTTGGACATGTGAAACCCAATCAGGTGAAATATGGATTTTCCATGAAAGACGGTGCCGCCTATGCGCATTGCATGACACCTATCACACTTAGGGCTTATCGCATGGCTTTGCTTTTACCCGTTATACTGACGGGGCTTGTTCCGCTGCTGTTTTCGTATATGACCGGGAATGGGATACTGCTGACTGTATCTGTGATCCTGACAGCTGGAGGGGTAGGTGATTGGATCATCTTCCGCAGCCTGACAAAGTATGAAGCCAGACAATTCGTGATGGACCATCCGACCGAGGTCGGTTATTTCATTTATACAGAGGCACCTGACTGATGGAAGGGAGAATACTGTGTGGTCGATCTTTTTCATTACTGGCTTTTCAATGATGATGCTGTACATAATGTTATTTTGACGCTGATTTATATTTGGATTTTGATCAATATCGGCAAGTGGGCAGTGGATAAGATCATTCCAGATAAGCAAGGCAAATCGTTTTGGGCACTCGCAGGTTTCCTGCTTGTCCATGCAGGGCTAGGGACGTTGCTGCTTTGGCTCTTGGGAGGGGATTTCTTCCAGGATTGGACGTTTACAGGATGGTTTTGGCATGATGTGACGCTGTGGATTTTAGTTGGTTTGTTTGTCGCATTATGCACGCTTTTTCTTGTGAGGGGGATTAGAAGGTTAAGTTCGATAAAGAAAGTGATCAGCATGATCATTTTCCTGCTAGTTGGTGAATTTATCGTTGGTTCCTTCGTCATGACTGTGTTCCACGGAGCAGGCCGCTCGGTGACGATGAATCTTGATTCCCCAACAATCGTGGCGGAAGATGCCAATTTGGCCATCAATAAAATTCGGATGAAAATACCGAATGGGCATGAGAACGGTATCTCCTTGAGCGTTTCGCGCTTTGAGATCATAGCTGTGGATCTGGAATCGGGGGAGAGGGAGTGGAGCCGGAAATCCAGCTGGCAGGAATATGTTCTGGGGCTGACAGATGACGGTGTCATGGTCGTGAATGGGAAAGCCGAGGAGCTGTATTTCCTTGATCCAGCCACCGGGGAAGTCCGTCTTGAGGAAGAGGATTGGACAGAGACATATCCGGAACTTGCCGATAATCTGAGCTACGAGCAGGCTGATTATTATCTCGATGAAGGCGGCAGCATCTATTTATATGCATTGAACAGCAAGTATTATCGTATTGCCGACGGACGAATGACAGAGGATCCGGCTTATGGGAAAGAGTTACAGAAGGGATTTTTCGGTGACGGAGAAAACGGAGAGGCAGAAGAAGCCCAGCAGATCGTTCAGAAGCTGTACCCGGATTTGCTTGAGGCACAGCCGATCATCGGGACAAATAAAGATGGCAGTATGCTGCTGATGTACAAAGAAAAACGCAACCAGGATCAGATGATGATCGCACGTGTTTCAACTGGTGGATCCCGCGTGAGCTGGAAGTTAGCAGTCGATTATGATCATCAAGAGATCCCAGGCGAAAGCCCGGTTGGTGTCTTTTTTACGGAAGATGCTGCATGTATACAAGCTGCCGGCAAACTTTATAAAGTTTCCGAACAAGATGGTACCGTGGATTTCGTTTACCAGTATCGTTGGAATAAAAAGGAGGACATAATGGAAACTCCATAGTCCTGGAAGGAATTGACGATATCCTGAGGCATAACATCTTTTGAATCGGGGTATGGAAGAGTACGGCTCAAAAGAAGTTTTGCTGAAGGAGGCGTTTCATATGACCATAAAACCAATCGACACAGATTATATTGCCAAGGGCATTGGACCAAATGTTTCACCGGAGGCTTTCACGAATGATAAACGCAAGGTCTTCTTATTCGGCTCGCCGAGTTATACAAATATCGGTGATCAGGCAATTGCGTATAGCATCGAGAAATTCATCAAAAGCCGGTTCCCTTATTATGAATATATAGAAATCATGGACTATGCGACGGATGAAGGAATTGAATTTGTTAAAGGTATCATTCGTGAAGACGATATCGTCATGTTCACAGGCGGCGGTAATCTCGGAAGCTTGTATTTGGATATCGAAGAAGATCGCCGAAAGGTATTCGCTGCTTTCAAGGACTATAAGTCGATTTCCATGCCGCAGTCTGTGTTCTTCGAAGATAATGAACATGGCGAGCAGGAGAAAAAGAAAACACAGGAAGCCTATCATCAGAATAAGAACTTGGTGATTGCTGCCAGGGAATCGCAGACGCTGGATGTTGTAAGAAATACATTCGAGTCTGAGGTGATGTACACACCGGATATGGTGATGTCACTTGATATTGTCCCCCGTGAGCAGGAACGGGAGGGTGTCATGTTCTTCCTGAGGGCTGATAAAGAAAAGGTGATGGAAGAGAGCTTCGTTTCGGAGCTCATGGAGTGGGCGAAGAAGTTCGGGTCTGTCGACCGTACAGATACAGTCTTGGATGAGGATATTGTACCGACAATCGATTATGCGGACAGGGAAAAGCACTTCATCGAGATGCTGGATTTGATCAGCTCGAAGAAATTGATCATCACCGACCGCCTGCATGCGATGATTTTCTCCATCATCACGAAAACACCATGTCTTGTATTCGGAAACAGCTATGGAAAAGCGAAGCACTCTTACCGTGACTGGCTCGACTCCATTAATTTTGTGGAGTATACAGACTCCAAGGATGTGGGACTGCTGGAGAAAATGGTAGAGAAATTGATGGACACAGAGCCAAACGAGGTGGATCTGAGAAAAGACTTCAAACCGCTGGTGGATTTCCTCCGCAGCTGATAAGAAAGCTAGAATCTTATGATTCTAGCTTTTTTTATTGGGTATGCATATTCATTCCAAAAAAAATATTAATATACGGTTGTATTTTTATATAAATAGTTGTATATTTATTACACAATATACAACGAAGGGTCGTCCTTGAAGGAGTACAGCCAGATGAACAGCTTACAAGATTTACAGCAGCAGCCATATAAGAAAAAGAAACCAAAGCAATTCAATGTCTACGTGATGATTTTCGCATTCATCGTCGTGGCGGCACTATTAACATATATCATCCCTGGCGGCGCCTATGACCGCGTGGAGCAGGATGGACGAAGTGTCATCCTGCCGGAAACCTTCCATTACATAGACGGAGAAAATGTCGGACTGCTCGGCATATTCAATAGTATTCATACAGGTATGGTGAATGGCGCCAATATCATTTTCTTCGTCTTGATCGTCGGCGGGGCATTTGGTATTTTCACAGCAACCGGGGCATTGGATGCTTTCATTTATATGCTGTCCAGAAAGATGGCCAATAAAGAGAAATTACTCATTCCTGTTTTGATGCTGTTCTTTGCAGCAGCAGGGGCATTGATGGGAATGTCGGATGAAACAATCGTTTATGTCGCAATCCTGGCGCCTATGGCGATAGCACTTGGCTTCGATGCATTGACCGGTTTTGCGATTGTCGTACTCGGTGCCGGTGTCGGATTTACGGCAGCGGTCATGAACCCATTCACGGTTGGAGTAGCCCAAGGGATTTCCGAGCTGCCGACGTTCTCCGGAATCGGCTTCCGGATCATCATTTTTGTTGTCTTGTATGCGGCGGCCGTCTTGTATGTGATGCGGCATGCCGGCAAAGTGAAAAAGAACCCGGAGCTCGGGGTATACGGCAAGTTTGGCGGAAAAGCAGATACAGCGGCACTTCAGTCCCATAAAATGACCGCTCGCCATAAGCTTGTCCTATCCGCTTTCTTGATCAACTATATTGTATTGATCATCGGGGTATTGAAATACGGATGGTATATCACGGAGATTGCCGGATTGTTCCTGCTGTTCGGTGTACTGATGGGGATCCTTGGCGGCATTTCTTTCTCTGGCATTGCCGATAATTTCATCCTTGGAGCGAAAGACTTGCTTGGCGGTGCACTGATCATCGGCTTTGCACAAGCTATTCTGGTAATCTTCAATACGTCAGGTATGATGGATACATTGCTGCATTATGCTTCTGATGCGCTTGGCGCTATTCCCGGTGCCCTGTCTGCAGTCGGGATGCTATTTTTGCAGATGGGCATCAATTTCTTCGTGCCGTCCGGAAGCGGACAAGCTGCTTTGACCATGCCGCTGATGGCGCCATTATCCGACATGATTGGCGTAACGAGGCAGACAGCTGTATTGGCATATCAGTTCGGGGACGGTATCTCCAACACAATTTTGCCAACAGGCAATATCATCGCCTTGCTTGCGATTGCAGGCATTGGCTACGGCAAGTGGGTGAAGTGGTTCCTGCCATTCTTCCTTATTCAGATCGGCATTGCCATCATCGCACTGATCATAGCTCAATTGATTCAATACGGACCGTTTTAATAGAAGGGGAAATAGTTATGGAATTAGAGAGATTAGCAGAGCAGGCGATCCTGGATCGCCGGCATTTTCATCAATACCCGGAACTTTCCGGGGAAGAATACGAGACAGGTAAATATGTGCGTGGCAGATTAGAGAAACTTGGCATCGAGATCCTTGATTTTCAGCCGCCGAGTGTCGTCGGCTATGTGAAAGGCGCAAAAGGGGAGAAGACGATCGCTCTCCGGGCGGATATGGATGCACTGCCGATGGTGGAAGAAGGGGATAAACCTTATATCTCCAAGCATCATGGGGTAGCTCATACCTGCGGGCATGATGGTCATACAGCTATTTTGCTTGCAGTTGCAGAATGGATCACCCTTCATAAAGAGGAAGTGGAGCCTAATATCGTGCTCATCTTCCAATCCTCCGAAGAAGCTTCTCCAAGCGGTGCTGATAAACTGATCAAGGAAGGTGTACTGAAAGACGTCGACAGCATTTATGGCATCCATGTCGATGCCGGCTTGAAAAAAGGACAATTCGGTACCCGCCCTGGCGCCATGATGGCGTCGGTCGATGATTTTGAGATCAAAATCCAGGGCTCTGGCGGACATGCATCAACACCGCATTTGACAGTGGATCCGGTTTACATCTCGACCCATGTCATCCAGGCGCTGCAAAGCATCGTCAGCCGTAAACTCAATCCAATGGATGCCAGCGTCATCTCCGTTGGGAAAATCGAAGCTGGCAACACTTATAATGTCATTCCGGATTCAGCCAAAATCATCGGGACAATGCGCTCCTTCTCTCCAGAAGCGGTGCAGACGATCCAGGAACAGATTGCCAAGCTGACCAAGGGCATTTGTGAATCTTTTGGCGCCGCAGCCGAAGTGGACTTCATCATCGGCACACCGCCGCTTATCAATGATGAAAAGGAAGCGGATTTTGCAGAAGGACTATTACAGAAAACATTCGGCAAAGAGCGCTACGAACAACTCGAGCCGGTCATGGGATCAGAGGATTTCTCCTATTACCTGCAGGAAATTCCAGGGGTATTCGTCAAAGTCGGCATGCAAGGGGAGAAAAGCCAGTATCCGCATCATCACCCAAGGTTTGATATTGATGAGGATGTATTCGTAGATGCGATCAAGGTATTCCAGCAATTCATTCTGAACCAATAAGTAAAGGAGCATATGGGATAACCCATACGCTCCTCTTTTTATGCAAGTATTTCTGATTGTTTCCAGGATGTTGCCGTTTGTTTCAATACTTCATTTAATTCCTCGACATTCTTTCTGCCCTGCTGCTGCAGCCACTGTTTTCCTGCAGCTTCTCCACCACGGCCGAAAATAGCTACACTATCTTTCCAGGTTGCCCGGCCGCATAATACACCATTGAAGCTGGAGCCTGCTTCCTTTGCAAAACGCAGGGTCTCTTGGAAAAGTGTGGCGCTTACGCCTGCGCTTAAAAAGATGAAAGGCAAATCAGTGGCCTCGCTTTGTTCTTTGAAATAGCGTTTTGCTTCTTCCTGTGTGTAAACAGGCGGCTCTTCTGAAAATCCTTCTACATATCCCATGTTTACAGGCACTTCCACTTTCAGGACATCTACTTTATATGGGGCTTTGGAGAATTCCCTCATCATGTCGTTCACTTTATGCGGCTTGAGTTTGGCGTATTCCCGGCCTTTCACATCATCATTGGCAGCATCATAGGATACGAGTTCCAAGAAGAAGAGAATGTCTTCCGCCTGACATTCAGATCCAAGTCGTTCTACAAAAATATGTTTCTTCTCATTGATGCTTGGGTCCTCATCCACATCGTAGTACAGAAGGAATTTTACAGCATCGGCACCTTGGGCCTTGATTCGCTGAACAGACCAATCATCCAGGATATCCGGCATGCGGCCAGGCTGTGCTGCATCATAGCCGGTTTTCTCATACGCGAGTAGCAGTCCGGCATCCTTATCCCTTTTCTTTGCTGCAGGCAGACCGTATTCAGGATCAAGCAGAATGGAAGTGGCATATGGTGTGAGTTCCTCAGAGATCAGTTCTTTGAAAGATACGATGGTATCGTCTCCCTGATTTGTGGTGCTTTCCTGCTGCAGCATCTTTTTCAAGGAGCCTCGCTGATCGATGGCGAGGGCGCCGATTATTCCATTTTCGTCTGATAGTCTTTCCAGTGCTTCTCGTTTAGCGGGTGTTAGATTAAGCATTGTAGCAGCTCCTTTAAGCAGATAGTTTAGTTGAAAATAGGGTCAGGATGTCTTCTGGCTTCCTGGCACGGTGCAGCTGATCAATCGTTTCCTGATGGACGAGCATCTTGGATACTTCTGATAGATAGTACAGATGATTGGAAGCTGTTCCTTTGGGAATGAGCATGGCAATGACGACTTTGATCGGCTGTCCGTCCAATGCGTTCCATTCGACACCGTCAGCCAGTTTGAAGATGATGATTGCTGGCTTCCGTACTTCGATCCGTTCTGTATGAGGAATGGCGATGCCTTGTTCCATTCCGGTTGTACTCTCTTTTTCCCGCTGGATAAAGCCGTCTATGATAGCAGCTTGATCTGTGATGATTCCGTGTTGCTTTGCAGTTGCGGCGATTTGCTGGAATACCTCTGTTTGAGTGGCTGCTTTGACGTTTAGCTTGATGGTGTCGACAGACATGATTTGACTGACATCCTGTACAGACGGCACCGATTTTTCCGTTACAGCTGCTGTCTGTACAATTGGTGTTTCTTTCGTTTTGCTTTTAGCAGCCGTGCGCTTTTGATCCATGCCAATCAAAAATCCGCTCACGACTGCACCAGCCAAGATTGCCAGCACCCAAAGGAATGGATGTGTAACGATTGGCAGAACGATGAATCCGCCATGTGGTGCTGGTACTTGTACTTTGAATAGATAAGTAAGGATTGCCGCAATGGATGAACCAATCATGAGAAACGGAATGACCTTCAGCGGCTTCTTCGCTGCGAATGGTATGGCTCCTTCCGTGATATGAGTCGAACCAAGCAGGAAGTTGACGAGACCGGCACTGCGTTCGCTCGTGCTATAGGATTTACCTGCAAATAATGTGGCAAAGCCAGTAGCGATTGGCGGAACGATGCAAGCAGCGGATACGCCAGCCATAAAGAAGAAGTTACCATCCGATAGCAAAGCTGTTCCCGTTACGTATGCAGCCTTATTGACGGGGCCGCCCATATCGAATGCGCACATGATTCCTACGATAAGACCTAATACGATTGGGTTTGAATTTTGGAAGCTAGCCAGGAAATCCATCATGGCTTGGTTGATCCAGCCCATTGGAGCCGAGATGAACCACATAGCGAAGCCAGCGATGAAAATACCGAAGACCGGGAATAAGAAGATCGACTTCAAGCCATCAAGCTGTTTTGGCAAGCCCTTGAACAAGTAACCAAGGCCAAGGATGATATAACCAGTCATAAAGCCACCAATAATACCGCCCAGGAAACCAGTTCCGTTTGTGAAAGCAATCATACCTACGATGAATCCGATGATGAGGCCAGGACGCTTGGCTATGGATTCGGCAATATATGCACAGAGCACCGGAACCATCAGATTCATCGCAATACCGCCGATTGTATTCATGTAATAAGCGAATTCATTGTATTGCGAGCTTTCTGGATCGGCAGAGTGGATACCGAACATGAGGGAAATCGCGATCATGACACCGCCTGCCACAACAATAGGGAGCATGTGAGAAACACCGTTCATGAGTGATACATAAATGCTTCGTAAAATGGAATCCTTCTGCTGTGGCTCGGCGCTGCCTGCCGAAGCAGAGCGCTGCTGTCCATCTTTATAGATAGGTGCTGTTTGATCTATAATGGCATCAATAAGCTTTTCTGGTTCTTTGATACCTTTGCTGACAGCCACGTTGACAACTCGTTTGCCGATGAAACGATCACGGTTTACATCTTTATCGGCTGCGATGATGACGCCGTCGGCTGCATCGATTTCGGCTTGTGTGAGTGCACCTTGGACGCCATCCTGACCATGTGTTTCCACTTTTATGGATATGCCGCGTTTACGGGCGGCTTCTTCCAAGGCTTCCTTTGCCATGAAAGTATGGGCAATTCCTGTAGGACAGCCAGTTGCGGCTATGATTCTATACGTCATGTTTCACACCCCAATTTCTTTTTAATTGGATTTGACTTGCCAAATAAGGTACATCCTTAAGTTCGGACAATCCTGAAGTGAAAGCTGTGGAAGAGCCGGCAGCAGTCGCAAAAACCAATGCCTCTTCCTCTGGAGAACCGAGCATCAGTTTGCCTGTGAAGGCTGCCAGCATCGTGTCCCCGGCACAGGCTGTGTTCACAATCTTGCCGGTAGGAGCATTTACGGCCAGGTCTTGTTTGGCATCGCAATACAAGGCACCTTGAGCTCCGCGGGATAATAGGACTCGTTGAGCCCCACGCTTGAGCAGCTGTTGTGAAGCAGTTTGGAGTTCCGACAAATTTGTATGGTCCAATAGACCGAACCATTTGGCCGTTTCCTCATCATTTGGCTTGATGAGGTAAGGCTTATACGCGAGGCAGTCCAGCAGCACTGGAGAACTGATATCCAGCACCAAATTGACGCCTTGCCGTTGGGCAATACGGGCGATGTCGATATAAATATGATCATCGACGCCGCGCGGCAGACTGCCTGAGACAAATAACCAATCATCTTTTTTTAGGTGGCGTAATTGATCCAAGAGCTGTTCCTGGGCCTGCGCCGAAATGACCGGACCTCTATTCACTGCTTTGTATTCCATTGTTTCCGCACGGATAAAGGTATTGATACGAGTGATACCATCCACCTTTATGAATGCGGTTTCAATTCCGGCAGCTTCAAGCTCCTTTTCAATGAAGTCACCAGAGAAACCGCCAAGGAATCCGGTCGCCTTATTGGAAATGCCTAGTTTTTTCAATATGAAGGAGATATTGATGGCTTTCCCATTGGGCTGGTACTCTTCAAATATGCTTCTATTGACGACGAAAGGATCAAAAGAGGTAAATTCGGAAAAAAGATCAATCGCTGGATTCATCGTGCATGTATAAATCATCCGCATCACTGCCCATCTGTGTTTTTCTTACAACCTCATTATGGCATGCTGCGTGCTGTAAATGTTTTCAACATTCGGTTATTTCGGTACAATATTAGTAAACGTTTACACGGGGGATCATCTATGAACGGAACCTTTCTGGCGCGGATCAGTCAATATGCTGAAAAGATGAGTGAAGCTGAATTGTATCTGATTCGATATATACGGGAAAATCTCGATACAATCCCTGAATTGTCGATCGTACGATTAAGTGAAGATGCGAATGTTTCCACTGCCACCATTGTTCGTACAATGAAGAAGCTCGGCTATAATGGGTTTACCGATTTTAAGATCCGGCTAAAGGATGAAAATGACCAGAATCCAAATTTTTCAATCATTGAGCAAGTGGATGAAGAAATAAAAGATGCCATTTTGAAGAATGAGCAGGAAGTGATGAGGACCATCGAGATGCTTAATAGCGGATTGATAGAGGATACTGTACAAAAAATTTTGCATAGCAGCCGGGTGATCCTATTTGCCAGGGGATTCTCTGAACTTATAGCAAAGGAGATGGAAGTGAAACTGCAGCTGCTGAACAAGTACGCAGAGCTGCATGATGATCCCAATATCATCCGTACGAAAAGCAAGAGGCTTGAACAAGGGGATTTGGTCATTTTTGTTTCATTGAATGGGTATACGGAAGAGCTGGTGGATGCAGCAAGGAGCTGCCAGCAAAACGAAACAAGTACAATCACCTTGACGTGTAACAAAAATAGTCCGCTTGCCGCACTTGCTGAGTTGACCCTGACCGGCTACAAATCGGAGACATCTTATTTTCCGGATTATGAGGTGAGGTCGAGACTTCCGCTTCAGGTGATTTCGAGAATATTGCTGGATGCATACGCCATCCGGGCAGGAAAGTCCTGATTTTCAGGAGGGAAGAGGTTATGTCATCCTGCAATAAGCTTTTTTTCTTGCATCGTTTCATTCTCGGCGTTATATATGCAGCGGATGGAATGAGGATTTTCTTTCGATCGGGCATGAAAAGCCAAGGCTCATTTCTTTTGCTGTCCAAGCATATCTGCACCATTCCCAGGAGATGACTTGTATAATATGCTGCAGATACAAGAAGGAAAGGAAGTTGCATATGGATTTACAGCTTCAAGATAAATTAGTCGTTGTCACGGGATCAACCGGAGGCATTGGAAAAGGGATTGCGACATCTTTCTTAAGGGAAGGGGCGACCGTGATCATCAACGGACGGAATGAAGCTCGTGTCCAATCAGTAATGGAAGAGCTATCTGCATTCGGGAAGGTACATGGTATTGCAGCCGATCTGTCAGATGGGGAACAGGCCGATGGCTTTATCCGGAAAGTGAAGGAATACGGGGAAGTGGATGTCCTGGTCAATAATATGGGGATCTTTGAGGTGATGGATTTTGCCGATGTGACGGATGAAGAATGGATGCATTATTTCAATATGAATGTCCTCAGCGTCATTCGCCTGTCCCGTGCTATCCTGCCAGACATGCTGGAGCGAAACAGCGGCCGTATCCTTACGGTTTCCAGTGAAGCGGGTGTGAAGCCGCTGCCGCATATGATTCCGTATTCTGTTACTAAATCAGCGCTTATCAGCCTTTCCCGCGGAATGGCGGAGCTGACGAAGGGGACAAATGTGACAGTGAACAGTGTGCTTCCTGGTCCGACATGGACAGAAGGGGTGGAAAGCTATATGAAAGGAGCGGCAAAAGCTGCGGATCAGGAGCTGGATAAGTTCACCGCCGATTATTTCAAGGACAGCGAACCGACTTCATTGATCCAGCGCTATGCGACTGTGGAGGAAGTTGCCGATACGATAGTATTCCTGGCTTCCAAACAAGCTTCTGCGATCAATGGTACCGCTCAGCGTGTAGAGGGCGGCATCATCCGTGCATTGTAAAAAGATGAAGGACTCAGCTCATTGCGGGAGCTGAGTCCTTTTTATAAATATTGTGCCATCCATTTCCTGACATGCTCCAGCAAATCGATTCGATAGGATGGTTTGCCATTTTTCAGCAGACCGTGGTTGGAGTTTGGATATCTGATCAATTTCGTTGTTTTATCCCATCGCTTCAATGCCATGTACAGCTCATCGGCTTGGCTGACTGGACAGCGCAAATCAGCTTCCCCGTGAATGAGAAGCAGCGGTGTCTCCATTGTCTGTACATGCGAAATCGGGGAGCGCTCCCATAATTTTTCGGTATCCTCCCAAACATTCCCCCCGACAATCCCTTCCGCATAAGCTATGCCGATATCACTTGAATTGTAGAAAGACACCCAATTCGAGATGCAGCGCTGGGATACTGCTGCCTTGAAACGGTTTGTGTGCCCGATTATCCAGTTCGTCATCAGTCCGCCGTAGCTGCCTCCGGCTATGCCAAGCCGTGATGCATCCAGATGCGGATATGTTTCAAGGGCATGATCCAGTCCGCTCATTATATCCAGATAATCTCCGTTCCCGAAATCGCTCCGGCACGCATTGGTGAAATCTTGTCCGTATCCGACGCTTCCCCGAGGGTTTACAAATAGGACGGCATACCCTTCGGCAGTGAGCGATTGAAACTCATAGCTGTACATATTGGTGTAAGCAGAATGAGGACCGCCATGGATCTGCAGGACAAGCGGCACCTTTCCATCCGTTATCACTGGAGGATTCATGATCCACCCTTGGACTTTTGTTCCGTCGAAGGAAGAGAACCAGAATTCCTCAGGGATGCTTTGCCATGTGCTGGCATGATAAGCAGTATGATAGGCCGTCAGCTGCTGCTCTTCCATCGTTTCAAGATCCAAAGTATACATCTCGCTAAGACTAGTCGGGGTCAGGGCTGCATACACGATGCGGTGGCCATCCGCACTCAGGGCCATATCGTAAATGTCCTTGTCGCCAGTGCTTACTTGGAACGAGGCATCGTCTGCAAAACGATGGATATGGACCTGCCCTTGCTTGGTGACAAGTGAATAAATAGCGTGACTGGCAGGATGTATCAGTGGTGCTGCGTAGTCGTCGGAGAACTTCGCATCATTAAGTGAAGCGCTTCCTGCATGTATGTCCTCCGTATGAAGCAGCTCCGGAACACCAGCCGCATCCAATCGATAAAGGCGGTTTGCTGTGCCGCTTCCGAATTCTTGGTCGTTGGCAATCAGGATAAAGGCTGCTTCATCAGCCTTATAGGTGAATTTTTGAATGCTCAAGTTGGAATCGGAATGTTTCTCTATCGAGCCGGATGCAATATCGATTATGTATAAGTCCTGTATCCGTTCATTCCTCCTGGTGTATATATCATCTCCAGACAGGGAGCCTGCTGTAAAAGCTATCTGCTCGCCATTTGGCAGCCATTGTGCATTTGCGGCATGGAATGGTCCGTCTGTTAACTGCTTTGTCCGTTTATCTTTTACATCATATAAAAATAGGTGGGTATAGCTGCCGCTGTACAAGCCAGTCCCTTCCTGCTTGAAATACACTTGTTCAAACACATGGCCGTTCCTGTTTGTATGTATTTCTTTTTTGGTGTCAGCGTGAACCTTTGCTGTGAAGAATAGACGGGAGCCATCCGGGGACCATCGATAGGAAAGGATGGATTCCGGGAATTCGATCAGCTGTATGGGTTCCCCGTTGTCATCTAGCATCCAGATTGCTTTTTTGTCCTTGCCGCGAAGGAAGGTGAGTCTGTCGCTTGGTGACCAGGAAGGTAGCGTATCGAAGCCTTCACCGGGAATGGTTTCCATCGACCCACGCTTGATTAATGTAATGGCGGTATGGTAGCTGTCCGTTTCTTCATTTATGCTTCGGTCCACAAAAGCTATTGTTCCATCAGGATGCAAATTCAAATTGGAAAGCCAGTGATGCTGCAGTATATCTGCGGGATTCATAAGACGTTTTGCCATGCTGGAAGTCCTCCTTTTTTAGTAACTCCCATTGTAATGGAAAGGAAAGGATTGGAACAATGAAAGCCCTCGCTAAAGAGGGCTGTTTGACTGTTTATTCACTTATGGTGTTGCTGCTGGTGTGAATTGATCATGTCTCCCTGCTTAGGAGAGCGGCGGTTTTTCGAAGTTCCTCTTCCAGTACTTCGAAGTAATCGGACAGGAAGCCTTGGAATTTCTTTGCTAT from Terribacillus sp. FSL K6-0262 encodes:
- a CDS encoding C4-dicarboxylate ABC transporter permease, whose product is MNSLQDLQQQPYKKKKPKQFNVYVMIFAFIVVAALLTYIIPGGAYDRVEQDGRSVILPETFHYIDGENVGLLGIFNSIHTGMVNGANIIFFVLIVGGAFGIFTATGALDAFIYMLSRKMANKEKLLIPVLMLFFAAAGALMGMSDETIVYVAILAPMAIALGFDALTGFAIVVLGAGVGFTAAVMNPFTVGVAQGISELPTFSGIGFRIIIFVVLYAAAVLYVMRHAGKVKKNPELGVYGKFGGKADTAALQSHKMTARHKLVLSAFLINYIVLIIGVLKYGWYITEIAGLFLLFGVLMGILGGISFSGIADNFILGAKDLLGGALIIGFAQAILVIFNTSGMMDTLLHYASDALGAIPGALSAVGMLFLQMGINFFVPSGSGQAALTMPLMAPLSDMIGVTRQTAVLAYQFGDGISNTILPTGNIIALLAIAGIGYGKWVKWFLPFFLIQIGIAIIALIIAQLIQYGPF
- a CDS encoding amidohydrolase, translating into MELERLAEQAILDRRHFHQYPELSGEEYETGKYVRGRLEKLGIEILDFQPPSVVGYVKGAKGEKTIALRADMDALPMVEEGDKPYISKHHGVAHTCGHDGHTAILLAVAEWITLHKEEVEPNIVLIFQSSEEASPSGADKLIKEGVLKDVDSIYGIHVDAGLKKGQFGTRPGAMMASVDDFEIKIQGSGGHASTPHLTVDPVYISTHVIQALQSIVSRKLNPMDASVISVGKIEAGNTYNVIPDSAKIIGTMRSFSPEAVQTIQEQIAKLTKGICESFGAAAEVDFIIGTPPLINDEKEADFAEGLLQKTFGKERYEQLEPVMGSEDFSYYLQEIPGVFVKVGMQGEKSQYPHHHPRFDIDEDVFVDAIKVFQQFILNQ
- the lacD gene encoding tagatose-bisphosphate aldolase; its protein translation is MLNLTPAKREALERLSDENGIIGALAIDQRGSLKKMLQQESTTNQGDDTIVSFKELISEELTPYATSILLDPEYGLPAAKKRDKDAGLLLAYEKTGYDAAQPGRMPDILDDWSVQRIKAQGADAVKFLLYYDVDEDPSINEKKHIFVERLGSECQAEDILFFLELVSYDAANDDVKGREYAKLKPHKVNDMMREFSKAPYKVDVLKVEVPVNMGYVEGFSEEPPVYTQEEAKRYFKEQSEATDLPFIFLSAGVSATLFQETLRFAKEAGSSFNGVLCGRATWKDSVAIFGRGGEAAGKQWLQQQGRKNVEELNEVLKQTATSWKQSEILA
- a CDS encoding DUF3267 domain-containing protein, whose amino-acid sequence is MQKQEVLFDMKELQKQAAILALGMLFAATFSYLLIHGFEFHISLSGIAVIFLLTIIGIILHELLHGVGFVVFGHVKPNQVKYGFSMKDGAAYAHCMTPITLRAYRMALLLPVILTGLVPLLFSYMTGNGILLTVSVILTAGGVGDWIIFRSLTKYEARQFVMDHPTEVGYFIYTEAPD
- a CDS encoding polysaccharide pyruvyl transferase family protein: MTIKPIDTDYIAKGIGPNVSPEAFTNDKRKVFLFGSPSYTNIGDQAIAYSIEKFIKSRFPYYEYIEIMDYATDEGIEFVKGIIREDDIVMFTGGGNLGSLYLDIEEDRRKVFAAFKDYKSISMPQSVFFEDNEHGEQEKKKTQEAYHQNKNLVIAARESQTLDVVRNTFESEVMYTPDMVMSLDIVPREQEREGVMFFLRADKEKVMEESFVSELMEWAKKFGSVDRTDTVLDEDIVPTIDYADREKHFIEMLDLISSKKLIITDRLHAMIFSIITKTPCLVFGNSYGKAKHSYRDWLDSINFVEYTDSKDVGLLEKMVEKLMDTEPNEVDLRKDFKPLVDFLRS
- a CDS encoding PA2928 family protein, with protein sequence MVDLFHYWLFNDDAVHNVILTLIYIWILINIGKWAVDKIIPDKQGKSFWALAGFLLVHAGLGTLLLWLLGGDFFQDWTFTGWFWHDVTLWILVGLFVALCTLFLVRGIRRLSSIKKVISMIIFLLVGEFIVGSFVMTVFHGAGRSVTMNLDSPTIVAEDANLAINKIRMKIPNGHENGISLSVSRFEIIAVDLESGEREWSRKSSWQEYVLGLTDDGVMVVNGKAEELYFLDPATGEVRLEEEDWTETYPELADNLSYEQADYYLDEGGSIYLYALNSKYYRIADGRMTEDPAYGKELQKGFFGDGENGEAEEAQQIVQKLYPDLLEAQPIIGTNKDGSMLLMYKEKRNQDQMMIARVSTGGSRVSWKLAVDYDHQEIPGESPVGVFFTEDAACIQAAGKLYKVSEQDGTVDFVYQYRWNKKEDIMETP